A single Triticum dicoccoides isolate Atlit2015 ecotype Zavitan chromosome 2A, WEW_v2.0, whole genome shotgun sequence DNA region contains:
- the LOC119355767 gene encoding probable galacturonosyltransferase-like 3: MRLLAALLLFAAAAAAAAAAELPEFREAPAFRNGAGCAGAPTIHIAMTLDGTYLRGSLAGVLSVLRHAACPESIAFHFVASSASPARRLARLRAALAAAFPTLPATVHRFDARLVRGKISSSVRRALDQPLNYARIYLADILPRSVPRVLYLDSDLLVVDDVARLWATDLGPGAALAAPEYCNANFTLYFTDAFWRHPAYSSVFANRTRAPCYFNTGVMVIDLDRWRAGGYTAKLEYWMDVQKQEARIYELGSLPPFLLVFAGDVKAVQHRWNQHGLGGDNVAGQCRELHPGPVSLLHWSGKGKPWLRLDAGRPCPLDALWAPYDLLRRRGARDDLLAAVA, translated from the coding sequence ATGCGCCTCCTCGCCGCGCTCCTGCTCttcgccgccgccgcggcggcggcggcggcggccgagctgCCCGAGTTCCGGGAGGCGCCGGCGTTCCGCAACGGCGCGGGGTGCGCGGGCGCGCCCACGATCCACATCGCGATGACCCTCGACGGCACCTACCTGCGCGGGTCCCTCGCGGGCGTCCTCTCCGTGCTCCGCCACGCCGCCTGCCCCGAGTCCATCGCCTTCCACTTCGTCGCCTCCTCGGCGTCCCCCGCGCGCCGCCTCGCCAGGCTCCGCGCCGCgctcgccgccgccttccccacgctCCCCGCCACCGTGCACCGCTTCGACGCCCGCCTCGTCCGCGGCAAGATCTCCTCCTCCGTGCGCCGCGCCCTCGACCAGCCCCTCAACTACGCCCGCATCTACCTAGCCGACATCCTCCCCCGCTCAGTCCCCCGCGTCCTCTACCTCGACTCGGACCTCCTCGTCGTCGACGACGTCGCGCGCCTCTGGGCCACCGACCTCGGCCCCGGCGCCGCCCTCGCCGCGCCCGAGTACTGCAACGCCAACTTCACCCTCTACTTCACCGACGCCTTCTGGCGCCACCCCGCCTACTCCTCCGTCTTCGCCAACCGCACGCGCGCGCCCTGCTACTTCAACACCGGGGTCATGGTCATCGACCTCGACCGGTGGCGGGCCGGCGGGTACACGGCCAAGCTCGAGTACTGGATGGACGTGCAGAAGCAGGAGGCCAGGATATACGAGCTGGGGTCTCTCCCGCCGTTCCTCCTCGTGTTCGCGGGCGACGTGAAGGCCGTGCAGCACAGGTGGAACCAGCACGGCCTCGGCGGGGACAACGTGGCGGGCCAGTGCCGGGAGCTGCACCCGGGGCCGGTGAGCCTGCTGCACTGGAGCGGCAAGGGGAAGCCGTGGCTTCGCCTCGACGCCGGCCGCCCTTGCCCGCTGGACGCGCTCTGGGCGCCCTACGACCTGCTCCGCCGCCGCGGCGCCCGTGACGACctcctcgccgccgtggcctga